A stretch of Malassezia japonica chromosome 6, complete sequence DNA encodes these proteins:
- a CDS encoding succinate--hydroxymethylglutarate CoA-transferase (COG:Z; EggNog:ENOG503NY7X) yields the protein MSHVQALYDRRNAARAAQAPASPTKEGRGEMKRSVQGAVGGRVPMSALRTPSASSVARLAELGVSSEPIHAYLRIRPEDERPETFSLDVVSDTEVVMTHPHEMSARTASRLRGQAVPAKYTFSKVFSRPETDAPTPAAMQSQFFQETTLPLVRDLLEGRNSLVFTYGVTNSGKTYTVQGSQAPGEAGILPRAIDVIFNSTKGLECTKAIRPMGLTGVQPGVSDPSKSLLSFARKPRDVPALEVDPTCVPVSDEFRYSVWVSYVEVYNEKLYDLLDTPSASLLQREPRDDTSAARRPLLLKSEVESGGKYVSGLKEIKVSSIAEAKELLYRGQENRTVFSTMANRTSSRSHSVFTIKILREQTSVALEDRDIAGLSRKYFISRMSIVDLAGSERVANTEVPSGPRLKEAGNINKSLMCLGQCLETMRKNQIRAGIFHGERADASDSQSKPRRRQSIIPFRHSKLTELFQSFFTGDGRVVMIVNVNPYGTGFEESANVMRFSAMAKDVGIHVAPNERASPTKRSSSLPNTSGMTVLDAGESDDEDEDPFVTMLIEENERLRNKCERAENLCMVIEKTVRDEMALHLESALRKMQLYYEEQLRTEMEQNDAFMGKKLDLFARFTAATQAQAADVSESACSDDVAVSGGDSAVFDSPVLAPKSTNTARFSEASADDSLLFQPRSPSPTRSTRKLRTKPVWNAEDIDAHLAENAEPDLRTPRRSARFPTR from the exons ATGTCGCATGTCCAGGCGCTGTACGACCGGCGcaacgcggcgcgcgccgcacaaGCGCCTGCATCGCCCACAAAGGAAGGGAGAGGCGAGATGAAACGATCCGTGCAAGGTGCGGTCGGGGGGCGCGTGCCCATGTCGGCCCTCCGCACGCCGTCCGCGTCGAGTgttgcgcgccttgcggagctcggcgtgtcgagcgagCCGATCCAT GCATACCTGCGCATCCGGCCAGAGGACGAGCGGCCCGAGACGTTTTCGCTGGACGTCGTTTCGGACACGGAAGTCGTCATGACGCACCCCCACGAAAtgagcgcgcgcaccgcgtcgcgacTGCGAGGCCAGGCCGTGCCGGCCAAGTATACCTTTTCCAAGGTGTTTTCGCGGCCAGAGACGGATgcaccgacgccggcggcgatgcAGTCGCAGTTCTTTCAAGAGACGACCTTGCCGCTGgtgcgcgacctgctcgaaGGGCGCAATAGCCTCGTGTTTACCTATGGCGTGACCAACTCGGGCAAGACCTATACCGTGCAAGGCAGCCAGGCGCCTGGCGAGGCAGGCATCCTGCCCCGTGCGATTGATGTCATCTTTAACAGCACGAAAGGACTCGAGTGCACCAAGGCGATCCGGCCGATGGGCCTCACCGGCGTCCAGCCCGGCGTCTCGGACCCCAGCAAGAGCCTGCTGTCGTTCGCGCGCAAGCCGCGCGATGTGCCAGCACTCGAGGTGGACCCGACATGCGTCCCGGTGTCGGACGAGTTCCGGTACAGCGTATGGGTATCCTACGTCGAGGTGTACAATGAAAAACTCtacgacctgctcgacacgccgagcgcatcgctgctgcagcgcgagccgcgcgacgatacgagcgccgcacgccgcccccTCCTGCTCAAGAGCGAGGTTGAGAGCGGAGGAAAGTACGTTAGTGGCCTCAAAGAGATCAAGGTTTCGTCGATTGCCGAGGCGAAGGAGTTGCTATACCGCGGCCAAGAGAACCGCACCGTCTTTAGCACGATGGCAAATCGtaccagctcgcgctcgcactCTGTCTTTACGATCAAGATTTTGCGCGAGCAGACGAGTGTCGCACTCGAGGACCGCGATATTGCCGGGCTCTCGCGCAAGTACTTTATCTCCCGCATGAGCatcgtcgacctcgcggGCAGTGAACGCGTGGCCAACACCGAGGTCCCGTCTGGTCCCCGCCTAAAAGAGGCAGGGAATATCAACAAGAGCCTCATGTGCCTCGGCCAGTGCCTCGAGACCATGCGCAAGAACCAGATCCGTGCCGGAATCTTCCACGGGGAGCGTGCGGACGCGAGTGACTCGCAGAGcaagccgcggcgccggcagaGCATCATTCCGTTCCGCCACTCGAAGCTCACGGAGCTCTTCCAGTCGTTCTTTACcggcgacgggcgcgtGGTGATGATTGTAAACGTGAACCCCTACGGGACGGGATTCGAAGAGAGCGCGAACGTGATGCGCTTCAGTGCGATGGCCAAGGACGTCGGCATCCACGTCGCGCCCAacgagcgtgcgtcgccCACAAagcggtcgtcgtcgctgccaAATACGTCTGGCATGaccgtgctcgacgcgggcgAAAGCgatgacgaggacgaggatcCGTTCGTGACGATGCTCATCGAAGAGAACGAGCGCCTCCGCAAcaag tgcgagcgcgccgagaacCTATGCATGGTCATCGAAAAGACGGTACGCGACGAGATGGCGCTGCATCTCGAGAGTGCGCTCCGCAAGATGCAGCTTTACTACGaagagcagctgcgcaccgag ATGGAACAGAACGATGCGTTTATGGGCAAGAAACTCGACCTCTTTGCGCGCTTCACCGCGGCGACACAGGCGCAGGCTGCCGACGTCTCCGAAAGCGCATGCAGCGACGATGTCGCAGTGTCTGGAGGCGATAGCGCGGTATTCGactcgccggtgctcgcgcCCAAGTCGACCAACACGGCGCGGTTCTCGGAAGCGAGTGCGGACGACTCGCTGCTCTTCCAGCCGCGCTCACCGAGTCCTACGCGATCCACACGCAAGCTGCGCACAAAGCCCGTGTGGAACGCCGAGGATATCGACGcccacctcgccgagaaTGCAGAGCCCGACCTGCGCAccccgcgccgcagcgcgcgttTTCCCACTCGATAG
- the ICP55 gene encoding intermediate cleaving peptidase 55 (MEROPS:MER0013463; EggNog:ENOG503NTYX; BUSCO:EOG09261XGL; COG:E): protein MVSGRRAALAPRVLGRLGARCVHKAPRPAIGQPLPHTHPHLFPIDFRRGSDATRGGGVAEDHLTPGIPAEEYEQRRRNLMARLPTGSVVVLMGGRVKYMSRNIFYKFRQESNFWYLTGLEEPDAALILVKDSSRRGYTMTLFVEPRQAHKEVWDGPTCGLDGATSVFGADNAEPNDPSIMLQILKSTLGQCEHLYVDLPKQMTIPRQSLRTPRFSIHDFLAPPSPTGYDLFTRKTDFDNVVKLLCDRRNTHSLQREMDLLRSKKSKNEIKVMRQAGAISGAAMTETMHAIQPGMPESEAQAVFEFGCARRGAARQAYVPVFASGRNALMIHYVRNDAVMHDHDILSVDAGCEFAGYASDITRTMPTAADGRFTPAQRDIYEVLLRTLKACTKLATERQGYSLAELHRRSVEMLSVELRALGFSLGTGVLERTLYPHYLGHWLGIDLHDTSTVERSTRLQEGMVFTIEPGLYIPDDSSFPKEYRGIGMRVEDDIAVGDRESLVLSADAPKEVVDIEAVCGGRV, encoded by the exons ATGGTGTCtggccggcgtgcggcgctggcccCCCGTGTGCTGGGGCGCTTGggcgcgcggtgcgtgcaCAAAGCGCCCCGCCCTGCGATCGGCCAGCCGCTGCCGCATACGCACCCCCACCTCTTCCCCATTGATTTCCGGCGGGGCTCGGACGCAACTCGGGGCGGGGGCGTGGCCGAAGACCACCTTACGCCCGGCATTCCCGCCGAAGAGTacgagcagcggcgacgcaaTCTCATGGCGCGTCTGCCGACAGGCAGTGTCGTCGTGCTCATGGGCGGGCGCGTCAAGTACATGAGTCGCAACATTTT TTACAAGTTCCGACAAGAGAGCAACTTTTGGTACCTGAccggcctcgaggagccagacgcggcgctgatTCTGG TCAAGGAcagctcgcggcgaggCTATACCATGACGCTCTTTGTCGAGCCTCGCCAGGCCCACAAAGAGGTGTGGGACGGCCCGACGtgcggcctcgacggcgcgacgtccgTCTTTGGTGCAGACAATGCCGAGCCGAACGACCCCTCCATCATGCTGCAGATCCTCAAAAGCACGCTCGGACAGTGCGAGCACCTCTACGTGGACCTGCCGAAGCAAATGACCATTCCACGGCAGAGTCTGCGCACGCCCCGCTTCTCGATCCACGACTTTCTCGCGCCGCCATCGCCGACGGGCTACGACCTCTTTACGCGCAAGACCGACTTTGACAATGTCGTCAAGCTCCTGTGCGACCGCCGCAACACGCACtcgctccagcgcgagaTGGACCTCTTGCGCAGCAAAAAGAGCAAGAACGAAATCAAGGTCATGCGCCAAGCCGGCGCGAtcagcggcgcggcgatgaCCGAGACGATGCATGCGATCCAGCCCGGCATGCCggagagcgaggcgcaggccgtaTTCGAGTTTGGgtgcgcccgccgcggcgccgcgcgccaggcgtACGTCCCGGTGTTTGCCTCGGGCCGCAACGCACTCATGATCCACTATGTGCGCAACGATGCGGTGATGCACGACCACGACATTCTGTCGGTGGATGCAGGCTGCGAGTTTGCGGGCTACGCCTCGGATATCACGCGCACGatgccgacggcggccgacggGCGCTTTAccccggcgcagcgcgacatCTACGAGGTGCTTCTCCGGACGCTCAAGGCATGCACCAAgctcgcgaccgagcgccagggctactcgctcgccgagttGCACCGCCGCTCGGTCGAGATGCTCagcgtcgagctgcgtgcgctcggcttctcgctcggcaccggcgtgctggagcgcacgctgtACCCCCACTACCTGGGCCACTGGCTGGGCATCGACCTGCACGACACGAGCACGGTCGagcggtcgacgcgcctgcAAGAAGGCATGGTCTTTACGATCGAGCCGGGCTTGTACATCCCTGACGACAGCTCCTTCCCGAAAGAGTACCGCGGCATCGGCATGCGTGTCGAGGACGACATtgcggtcggcgaccgcgagTCGCTCGTGCTCAGTGCGGACGCGCCGAAAGAAGTCGTGGACATCGAAGCAGTGTGCGGCGGCAGGGTATAG
- a CDS encoding uncharacterized protein (EggNog:ENOG503NUGI; BUSCO:EOG092645U1; COG:Q) has protein sequence MSDAELTHKERRKARKAERALARENEDPPKKKRSAPEAVEAEAPTEEPAAEPTEPTEPAEPEEEPLSHKERRKRRKMEKMEERVEQSEERDHSSAPPGRPQRSPYSVWIGNLAFSTTQELLTKWLEEHDIQGISRVHMPQGARKFEYNKGFAYVDLPSPEQVEACMALSEQQLSGRRLLIKSGSDYTGRPGLDLAAAAAGASTSGGRTGLTKTAQKVLHAQRNPAAPTLFMGNLSFETTEEAIRELFDGSAQRRYLQDHEDDEEDEKDLDPPGAGIKKIRMGTFEDTGKCKGFAFIDFESIAQATQALIEPRNGRLLGRTLQIEYAGVDAVRRGASRNLLPDYVPTPRRRRRDFAAAAEAAPESAVESAEEPTSESTAGSWPKRDHALPSQKEAAPEERSRRDRFKTRGAPRVRPGAANANAARQQYTIVPSQGTRVTFDGSHTPSTRASYQTQSGATSTSDDEEALTGTGSSSGDRRATSRTSCSRSPASVQFSPEQMHSTLPAPHELRSAFASHGGGDNGPTAKLRRSHSISYGLLKLAHIEIEEFPLGPKKGMRRNSVSGAPRDTLPHAAQSESPLIESSTGIMTSEEQDVLTGLQTALDAHDTNKIQSSIESFLKLDPTKRTLVGFNNILSALRRAGSLASSMLRIYREMQAHGPPPNATTYVVLIDALCTRDMELHTNPSDRTVLPEGSEDDFLVAALTLAQAAHAMHLSLPSTAAYNMLLQCCAMRGKTREAVEVLALLEENVLMTKDADSFRLLIQVFAHDTELAREDETETQQQSRRIKACIEVFETFERVASALAIIQPGTEAFSKPRCQRVWATMLDAHFTLGDAAGAVSLFERLIAAQPYGMSTPPVDEQIISTMVLGFVRAGDIRSAVEWLHHLQDSELPQPSVQALEGVLAAVMQQPPTEAAHYLNPVGEALLARPVLLLPIAAKCLLHLATVLEKRKVWKQLSDDEIKPCLDTLRRLADKIFSTYSDKKPLKTKQQTVPVAAILRLIGQLTFVGRPGDAAAFFRLAVLALRHADTTAPCCVALLCDACHLPMAIADAALQQPHTLSDACVRLTAMVTLVAPALEGMRGSLLDGYYASLTHLYEAASRDLNGDMSALALSEGAWRSITDAFCAEELAATHIDTPTTSTGLGKLLAELAQLPVNAPRGAARRPMLDVARLSTLLRNKYGEEGLVLLHAWLSPDDPAAAAPAKSGPKHTKTTSEGKSVAAEAVAAPHALHAYIEGVHSPNLPAVRNLDGALGGALQSLARAHGQLQADELYARLKSSVGRGTYAAPGALAVLINAFGRMGQLGRIDELYAMGMHVLASRPNEHEWRVSHWFQLEDGMITALSHAGAGERANAHRERLVAAGHVPSASAYAALIATIQERTDDAVVAEELFGESQRLGVRPTTYLYNTVISKLSRARKAEQALRLFDAMRSANLRPSSVTYGAAINACVRTGDEARATQLFAEMESQQTFQPRVPPYNTMIQYYVHSCMDRDKALHYYEKMQQAGVRPSAHTYKLLLDVWGSIAPVQPERQQAVFARLVADRLVGVQGTHWASLLHTQGTVLHDLDRALETFESIAEHAPAGPRNGISTVPDAVVYESLFSVFVAHGRTDLMPAYLARMVSQGILPTAYIANLLIKGYAQDGPLGLVEARRVFDAMIDPPAGIAAAGNHLPRHHGAGALGMRRERVGHGSRGHAVDRANVLGALVNREPSTYEAMIRAELSYGHQDRASALFEKMKARAFPVALIHRARALFDHVGPRATA, from the exons ATGTCCGACGCGGAACTGACGCAcaaggagcggcgcaaggcgcgcaaggccgagcgtgcgctcgcgcgcgagaaTGAAGATCCGCCGAAAAAGAAGCGTAGTGCTCCAGAGGCTGTTGAAGCCGAGGCGCCTACTGAAGAGCCCGCCGCAGAGCCCACCGAGCCCACCGagcccgccgagccggAAGAGGAACCGCTCTCGCacaaggagcgccgcaagcggcgcaagaTGGAAAAGATGgaggagcgtgtcgagcaaAGTGAAGAGCGCGACCACAgctctgcgccgcccggccgCCCCCAGCGCAGCCCGTATAGTGTGTGGATCGGCAACCTGGCCTTTTCTACGACGCAAGAGCTGCTCACCAAGTGGCTTGAGGAGCATGATATCCAAGGAATTAGCCGCGTGCACAtgccgcaaggcgcgcgcaaGTTTGAATACAACAAAGG CTTTGCGTACGTCGACCTCCCCTCTCCCGAGCAAGTCGAGGCGTGCATGGCGCTTtccgagcagcagctcaGCGGCCGTCGCCTGCTCATCAAGAGCGGCAGCGACTATACTGGCCGCCCCGGGCTGGAcctggcggcggccgctgcgggCGCGAGTACGTCGGGCGGCCGTACCGGCCTGACGAAAACTGCGCAAAAGGTCTtgcacgcgcagcgcaatcccgctgcgccgacgctcTTTATGGGCAATCTGAGCTTTGAGACGACCGAGGAGGCGATCCGCGAGCTTTTTGACGGCtccgcgcagcgccgctaCCTGCAGGAccacgaggacgacgaagaggacgaAAAAGACCTCGACCCCCCCGGTGCCGGCATCAAGAAGATCCGCATGGGCACCTTTGAAGATACCGGCAAGTGCAAAGGCTTTGCGTTTATCGACTTTGAGTCTATTGCGCAGGCTACCCAGGCGCTGATCGAGCCCCGCAACGGACGCCTGCTCGGACGTACGCTCCAGATCGAGTACGCCGGCGTGGatgccgtgcggcgcggcgcctcgcggaaCCTGCTCCCCGACTATGTCCCTAccccccgccgccgccgccgcgactttgccgccgccgcggagGCCGCTCCGGAGTCCGCTGTCGAGTCGGCCGAAGAGCCTACTTCGGAATCGACCGCCGGATCGTGGCCCAAGCGTGATCACGCCTTGCCGTCGCAAAAGGAAGCGGCCCCTGAAGAGCGTTCGCGTCGTGACCGGTTCAAgacgcgcggtgcgccccGGGTGCGTCCAGGTGCAGCAAATGCGAACGCGGCGCGTCAACAGTACACCATTGTCCCCTCGCAGGGCACGCGCGTGACGTTTGA TGGGTCGCATACTCCCTCGACCCGGGCGTCGTACCAGACGCAgtccggcgcgacgagcaccaGTGATgacgaagaggcgctgaCGGGCACCGGGAGTTCATCgggcgatcgccgcgccacatcgcgcacgtcgtgttcgcgctcgccggcgtcggtgcAATTTTCGCCGGAACAAATGCACAGTACGCtacctgcgccgcacgagctgcggtCTGCATTCGCATCGCATGGTGGGGGTGACAATGGACCGACAGCCAAACTCCGCCGATCGCACAGCATCAGCTACGGTCTCTTGAAGCTGGCGCACATCGAGATCGAGGAGTTCCCCTTGGGCCCCAAGAAGGGCATGCGCCGCAATTCGGTGtcgggcgcaccgcgcgacacgctgccGCATGCTGCGCAATCCGAGTCTCCGCTGATCGAAAGCAGCACTGGGATTATGACGAGTGAGGAGCAAGATGTCCTTACTGGACTCCagacggcgctcgatgcgcacgaCACGAACAAGATCCAGTCGTCGATCGAGTCTTTCCTGAAGCTCGACCCGAccaagcgcacgctcgtcggctTCAACAACATActcagcgcgctgcgccgtgcgggATCGCTTGCATCGAGCATGCTGCGTATTTATCGTGAGATGCAGGCCCacgggccgccgcccaaCGCCACGACCTATGTTGTGCTCATTGACGCACTCTGCACACGCGATATGGAGCTGCACACGAACCCCAGCGACCGTACGGTGCTGCCCGAGGGAAGCGAGGACGACTTTTTGGTTGCAGCCCTGAcgctggcgcaggccgcgcacgcaaTGCACCTGTCGCTGCCGAGTACGGCGGCGTACAACATGCTGCTGCAAtgctgcgcgatgcgcgggAAGACACGGGAGGCGGTCGAAGTGCTTGCTTTGCTGGAAGAAAACGTGCTAATGACCAAGGATGCCGACTCGTTTCGCCTTCTCATCCAAGTCTTTGCGCACGATACAGAACTGGCGCGCGAAGACGAGACCGAGACACAGCAGCAGTCCCGTCGCATAAAGGCGTGTATCGAAGTGTTTGAGACCtttgagcgcgtcgcgagcgccttggccatcATCCAGCCGGGCACCGAGGCGTTCAGCAAGCCGCGCTGCCAGCGCGTGTGGGCGACGATGCTCGACGCTCACTTtacgctcggcgacgctgcaggcgccgtGTCCCTCTTTGAGCGCTTGATCGCTGCGCAGCCCTATGGGATGTccacgccgccggtcgacgagcagatCATCTCGACAATGGTGCTCGGCTTtgtgcgcgccggcgacaTCCGCTCGGCTGTCGAGTGGCTGCACCATCTGCAAGACTCGGAGCTGCCACAACCCTCGGTCCAGGCGCTGGAAGGCGTGCTGGCCGCGGTGATGCAGCAAccgccgaccgaggcggcgcactaCCTAAACccggtcggcgaggcgctgctcgcgcgccccGTGCTTCTTTTGCCGATCGCGGCCAAGTgcctgctgcacctcgcgACCGTGCTGGAGAAGCGCAAGGTGTGGAAGCAGCtgtcggacgacgagatcAAGCCGTgcctcgacacgctgcgccgcctcgcagACAAGATCTTTTCGACGTACTCGGACAAAAAGCCGCTCAAGACCAAGCAGCAGACGGTGCCGGTAGCTGCGATTTTGCGCCTCATTGGGCAGCTCACCTTTGTGGGCCGCCCcggcgacgcagcggcCTTCTTCCGCCTtgcggtgcttgcgctgcgccacgcggACACGACCGCTCCGTGCTgtgtcgcgctgctgtgTGACGCGTGCCATTTGCCGATGGCGATTGCCgatgccgcgctgcagcagccgcACACGCTCAGCGatgcgtgcgtgcgcctgACGGCCATGGTGACGCTCGttgcgcctgcgctcgaaGGCATGCGTGgctcgctgctcgacggctACTACGCCTCGCTTACGCACCTGTACGAGGCGGCAAGCCGCGACCTGAACGGCGACATGagcgcgcttgcgctcaGCGAGGGTGCATGGCGCAGTATCACGGACGCGTTCTgtgccgaggagctcgctgCGACCCATATCGACACGCCAACGACCTCGACTGGCCTCGGAAAGCTGCTtgcggagctcgcgcagctgccggtgaacgcgccgcgcggcgccgcacggcgcccgATGCTGGACGTGGCGCGCCTCTCGACACTGCTGCGCAACAAGTACGGCGAAGAAGGcctcgtgctgctgcaTGCGTGGCTCTCGCCCGACGATCctgcggcggctgcgccggccaagAGCGGTCCGAAGCACACCAAGACCACGAGCGAGGGCAAGTCGgtggcggccgaggcggtggcggcgcCCCACGCGCTGCATGCGTACATTGAAGGCGTGCACTCGCCAAACTtgccggcggtgcgcaaTCTCGATGGCGCGCttggcggtgcgctgcagagccttgcgcgtgcgcacggccagcTGCAGGCGGACGAGCTCTATGCGCGTCTCaagtcgagcgtcggccgcgGGACGTatgcggcgcccggcgcgctggctGTGCTTATCAACGCGTTTGGGCGTATGGGCCAGCTTGGGCGTATCGACGAGCTGTATGCCATGGGCATGCACGTCCTTGCCTCGCGTCCGAACGAGCACGAGTGGCGTGTGAGCCACTGGttccagctcgaggacggcaTGATTACGGCCTTGTCGcatgccggcgccggtgagCGCGCGAATGCACACCgtgagcgcctcgttgcTGCGGGCCACGTCCCCAGTGCGAGTGCGTACGCGGCACTGATCGCCACGATCCaggagcgcaccgacgacgcggtcgttgccgaggagctcttTGGCGAGTCGCAGCGTCTCGGTGTGCGCCCCACGACCTACTTGTACAACACGGTGATTTCCAAGCtttcgcgcgcgcgcaaggccgagcaggcgctgcgtctctTTGacgcgatgcgcagcgcgaacCTGCGCCCCAGCAGCGTGACGTACGGTGCGGCGATCAATGCGTGTGTGCGtaccggcgacgaggcgcgtgcgacgcagcTCTTTGCCGAGATGGAGTCGCAGCAGACCTTCCAGCCACGCGTGCCGCCGTACAATACCATGATCCAGTACTACGTGCACAGCTGCATGGACCgcgacaaggcgctgcacTACTACGAAAAGATGCAGCaggccggcgtgcgtccCAGTGCGCACACGTACAAGCTGCTACTCGACGTCTGGGGCTCGATTGCCCCCGTGCAGCCCGAGCGGCAGCAGGCGGTGTttgcgcgccttgtcgcCGACCGgctggtcggcgtgcaAGGCACGCACTgggcgtcgctgctgcaTACCCAAGGCACTGTCCTCCACGACCTGGACCGTGCGCTAGAGACGTTTGAGTCGATCGCGGAGCACGCGCCCGCGGGCCCCCGCAACGGGATCAGCACGGTGCCGGACGCGGTGGTCTACGAGTCGCTCTTTTCCGTGTTTGTCGCGCACGGACGTACGGATCTCATGCCGGCgtacctcgcgcgcatGGTCTCGCAAGGCATTCTGCCCACGGCGTACATTGCGAACCTGCTGATCAAGGGCTACGCGCAGGACGGcccgctcggcctcgtcgaggcccgCCGCGTCTTTGACGCGATGATCGACCCGCCGGCCGGCattgccgccgccggcaaCCACCTGCCCCGCCAccacggcgcgggcgcgctgggcatgcgccgcgaaCGTGTCGGCCACGGCTCGCGCGGCCATGCCGTCGACCGCGCTAATGTCCTTGGTGCGCTCGTGAACCGCGAGCCAAGCACGTACGAGGCAATGatccgtgccgagctctcGTACGGCCACCAGGAccgtgcgtcggcgctctTTGAAAAAATGAAGGCGCGCGCCTTCCCCGTGGCACTGATtcaccgcgctcgcgcgttGTTTGACCATGTggggccgcgcgccaccgCCTAA
- the imp3 gene encoding U3 small nucleolar ribonucleoprotein imp3 (EggNog:ENOG503NXNU; BUSCO:EOG09264Y0W; COG:A), producing MRQLKFHEQKLLKKHDFLQWKNEHNLREIKVMRRYHLQDRDDYQKYNVLVGKVRSLALRLSTLPAADPFRAQQESMLLNKLYDMGLLDTGAKMSDIMEKLNVSAFCRRRLPIVMVRLHMSESVSQAVRYVEQGHVRVGPDTITDPAFLVTRNLEDFVTWVDTSKIKRAIANYNDELDDFDLL from the exons atgcggcaGCTCAAATTTCACGAGCAGAAGCTGCTCAAGAA GCATGACTTTCTCCAGTGGAAGAATGAGCACAACCTGCGTGAGATCAAGGTGATGCGCAGGTACCACCTGCAGGACCGCGACGACTACCAAAAATACAATGTCCTGGTCGGCAAAGTGCGcagcctcgcgctgcgcctgtcGACGCTCCCTGCCGCAGACCCGTttcgcgcgcagcaggagTCGATGCTCCTGAATAAGCTGTACGACATGGGCCTGCTCGACACCGGTGCCAAGATGAGCGATATCATGGAGAAGCTGAACGTAAGTGCGTtttgccgccgccgcctcccGATCGTGATGGTGCGGCTGCACATGAGCGAGTCTGTGTcgcaggccgtgcgctACGTCGAGCAAGGGCATGTGCGTGTTGGCCCCGATACGATCACCGACCCCGCTTTCTTGGTCACACGCAACCTCGAGGACTT CGTTACCTGGGTCGACACCAGCAAGATCAAGCGTGCGATTGCCAACTACAACGACGAGTTGGACGACTTTGATCTCCTATAG